A single window of Desulfovibrio sp. G11 DNA harbors:
- a CDS encoding DUF3179 domain-containing protein gives MQDIFAFSALILLALCTLLLSPAESQARPKSMADLAAISGKLVETGVSYGAIPSLYRPRYDRILDADLNTSADEIVFVVMLPDGPRIYLQRYMVWHQVVNELIDDVAYTITYCPTTGTLMAYDASMGGLNLIFDVEGRLYDGNSVLIDRNSGSLWLQETGMAFEGPLMGRGLPTIPVFWTTWGAAHSVFPQASVMAKPAGNRPYGRDPYGNYQRKDTYYDNDRLIYPVERLDRRFPRKTHMLCLEYENYLLALDVAYVKKKGTVNFFVGPHALLAVHDPHLNVVRVFNRQIWAEPFLFVSRYGKLMDLKTRSIWDPATGKALEGNMKGAAMPEYFGGYSMWFAWYSINPETLTVPGPGEVPENLLSPDAPGHDSPAPGSAATPAATGLPPAP, from the coding sequence TTGCAGGATATATTTGCGTTTTCTGCTTTGATTCTGCTGGCGTTGTGCACTCTGCTGCTCTCCCCTGCTGAAAGTCAGGCACGGCCCAAAAGCATGGCCGATCTGGCGGCTATTTCCGGTAAACTGGTGGAAACGGGCGTCAGTTACGGGGCCATCCCGTCGCTGTACAGGCCGCGCTATGACCGCATTCTGGATGCGGACCTTAACACCAGCGCTGATGAAATTGTTTTTGTGGTCATGCTGCCCGATGGCCCGCGCATATATCTGCAGCGCTATATGGTCTGGCATCAGGTTGTTAATGAACTTATTGACGACGTGGCCTACACCATCACCTACTGCCCCACCACAGGTACGCTCATGGCCTACGATGCCTCCATGGGCGGGCTTAATCTTATTTTTGATGTCGAAGGCCGCCTTTATGACGGCAACAGTGTGCTTATTGACCGCAATTCCGGCAGTCTCTGGCTTCAGGAAACCGGCATGGCTTTTGAAGGCCCCCTCATGGGCAGAGGACTGCCAACCATTCCGGTGTTCTGGACAACGTGGGGGGCCGCGCACAGCGTTTTTCCCCAGGCATCGGTCATGGCAAAACCCGCGGGAAATCGCCCCTACGGGCGCGACCCTTACGGTAACTACCAGCGCAAAGATACCTACTATGACAACGACAGGCTCATCTACCCTGTGGAGCGCCTGGACAGACGTTTCCCGCGCAAGACCCACATGCTTTGCCTGGAGTATGAAAATTATCTGCTGGCCCTTGATGTGGCCTATGTGAAGAAAAAAGGGACAGTAAATTTTTTCGTGGGCCCGCATGCCCTGCTGGCCGTTCATGATCCACATCTGAATGTAGTGCGCGTGTTCAACCGGCAGATATGGGCCGAGCCTTTTCTGTTTGTGAGCCGCTACGGCAAACTGATGGATTTGAAAACACGGAGCATATGGGACCCGGCCACCGGAAAAGCCCTGGAAGGCAATATGAAAGGGGCCGCCATGCCCGAATATTTCGGAGGCTATTCCATGTGGTTTGCCTGGTACAGCATCAATCCCGAAACGCTTACTGTTCCCGGGCCGGGTGAAGTGCCGGAAAATCTGCTTTCCCCTGATGCCCCGGGGCACGACAGCCCAGCCCCCGGCTCTGCTGCCACTCCCGCCGCCACAGGGCTTCCGCCAGCCCCCTGA
- the rfbD gene encoding dTDP-4-dehydrorhamnose reductase — protein MAKALILGGATGLLGQALVRVLAARGWQVATLGRQDGNVMDFDFLQSRLLAAHADVVFNAVGFTAVDAAEDDPDAACEANRTLPDALAHILKTLGNGYLVHYSTDFVFQGQGETPLTEEDEPHPLSVYGSTKLEGEQAVLRELPERSCVLRTAWLFGPGRKNFVDTIVAACEKRDTINVVHDQVGSPTYSMDLAQWSAALAEKQATGLWHAVNSGQASWCELACESINLAATSCRVMPIDSAQWPQKARRPEFSVLDNSKLGTFLGKKPRPWPQALRDYIFSDYLPSHRKEKDKH, from the coding sequence ATGGCAAAAGCGCTGATTCTGGGAGGCGCAACCGGTCTGCTGGGGCAGGCCCTTGTTCGTGTGCTTGCGGCACGAGGCTGGCAAGTGGCGACCCTGGGCAGGCAGGACGGCAATGTGATGGATTTTGACTTCTTACAGTCACGTCTGCTTGCGGCACACGCGGACGTGGTTTTTAACGCTGTAGGCTTTACGGCTGTTGACGCTGCCGAAGATGACCCCGACGCGGCTTGTGAGGCAAACCGCACCCTGCCCGATGCGTTGGCGCACATTCTTAAAACTCTCGGCAACGGATACCTGGTCCACTACAGCACCGACTTTGTTTTTCAGGGCCAAGGAGAAACTCCGCTGACCGAAGAAGACGAGCCGCACCCCTTGTCGGTATACGGCAGCACCAAGCTCGAAGGCGAGCAGGCTGTACTGCGCGAATTGCCCGAGCGTTCCTGCGTGCTGCGCACGGCCTGGCTTTTTGGCCCCGGCCGCAAAAATTTTGTGGACACCATCGTGGCAGCCTGCGAAAAACGCGACACCATCAACGTGGTTCACGATCAGGTTGGCTCCCCCACGTATAGTATGGATCTGGCGCAATGGAGCGCCGCCCTGGCTGAAAAACAGGCCACAGGACTCTGGCACGCCGTTAACAGCGGCCAGGCCAGCTGGTGCGAACTGGCTTGCGAGTCCATCAACCTCGCGGCCACTTCCTGCCGGGTCATGCCCATTGATTCGGCCCAATGGCCGCAAAAAGCGCGAAGGCCGGAATTTTCCGTGCTGGACAACAGCAAGCTGGGAACCTTTCTGGGCAAAAAACCGCGCCCCTGGCCCCAGGCCCTGCGCGACTATATTTTTAGTGATTACCTGCCGTCTCACCGTAAGGAGAAAGACAAGCATTGA
- a CDS encoding sirohydrochlorin cobaltochelatase, with amino-acid sequence MVAFGASSAQGQNALKGFDALVRQRYPGIPVRWAYTSLLLRERLARARQKSDSVRKALRRLSLERFTHVAVQPLQTIPGREHGEVCAAVAEIVAQSGLRCHVGDPMLASADDVNAAAHACVNHLPSGRTVHEDVIFMGHGAEHQAVARYADLAEAVYGIDAHVHVGAMNGAVLLEDILPRLASERVWLMPLLSVVGNHALKDMAGQDSQSWRSRVESQGRQCVPVLKGTAEYAGFAEIWLRHLEAAAQSCFESV; translated from the coding sequence TTGGTAGCTTTTGGCGCAAGCAGCGCACAGGGGCAGAATGCCCTCAAAGGGTTTGATGCGCTTGTGCGCCAGCGCTACCCGGGAATACCCGTGCGCTGGGCATATACCTCACTGCTGTTGCGGGAACGCCTGGCCCGAGCCAGACAGAAGAGCGATTCCGTCCGCAAGGCCTTGAGGCGTCTCAGCCTGGAACGCTTTACTCATGTGGCGGTCCAGCCCTTGCAAACCATACCGGGGCGGGAACACGGCGAAGTTTGCGCAGCTGTGGCTGAAATAGTAGCCCAGAGCGGTCTGCGCTGCCATGTTGGTGATCCCATGCTGGCATCTGCGGATGATGTAAACGCCGCTGCCCATGCCTGCGTGAACCATCTGCCATCCGGGCGTACGGTTCATGAGGATGTCATTTTTATGGGCCACGGCGCAGAGCATCAGGCCGTGGCCCGTTACGCCGACCTGGCGGAAGCCGTTTATGGCATTGACGCCCACGTACATGTGGGAGCCATGAACGGAGCTGTGTTGCTTGAGGATATTTTGCCCCGTCTTGCTTCCGAGAGGGTGTGGCTCATGCCGCTGCTTTCAGTGGTTGGCAATCACGCGCTTAAGGATATGGCGGGGCAGGACAGCCAGTCGTGGCGCAGCCGTGTGGAATCGCAGGGACGCCAGTGCGTGCCGGTGTTGAAAGGTACGGCGGAATACGCCGGTTTTGCTGAGATATGGTTGCGCCACCTGGAGGCTGCCGCCCAGTCCTGTTTTGAATCTGTATGA
- the pgl gene encoding 6-phosphogluconolactonase, with the protein MSGLSRSIHLTVHIHKDPAAMAERAAHILAAACEEAVAERGVFRIALSGGQTPIPLFRLLAGDDWADRLPWDKISIFWVDERCVGPEHADSNYGLARREFLGHVPATHFYRMRGEEDPVEAAVKYERQLRAEFDLGPQDLPRFDFMLLGMGEDGHTGSIFPHSPALAEKKRLVIDQYVPERKADRLTLTLPVINNARCCMFLVTGAEKHDVLSRALNLLAPPTLPAQMVRPGFGDLVWVVDEAAATGV; encoded by the coding sequence ATGTCGGGCCTCAGCCGATCCATCCATCTTACGGTGCACATTCATAAAGACCCGGCCGCCATGGCCGAGCGCGCCGCACATATTCTTGCCGCCGCTTGCGAAGAGGCTGTTGCTGAAAGGGGTGTATTCCGCATTGCCCTGTCCGGCGGGCAGACTCCCATTCCTCTTTTCCGGCTGCTTGCCGGTGACGACTGGGCCGACCGGCTGCCCTGGGACAAGATAAGCATTTTCTGGGTGGACGAACGTTGCGTGGGGCCGGAACATGCCGACAGTAACTACGGCCTGGCCCGCAGGGAATTTCTCGGACATGTCCCGGCTACGCATTTTTACCGCATGCGCGGCGAAGAAGATCCTGTAGAAGCTGCCGTCAAGTATGAAAGACAGCTCCGTGCCGAATTCGACCTTGGACCGCAGGACCTCCCCCGTTTTGACTTTATGCTGCTTGGCATGGGCGAAGACGGGCATACCGGTTCCATTTTCCCCCATTCCCCAGCCCTTGCGGAAAAGAAGCGGCTGGTTATTGACCAGTACGTTCCGGAACGCAAGGCCGACCGCCTTACCCTCACCCTGCCGGTGATCAACAATGCCCGCTGCTGCATGTTCCTTGTGACAGGGGCCGAAAAACATGATGTGCTCTCCCGCGCCCTCAACCTGCTGGCTCCGCCCACACTGCCCGCCCAGATGGTGCGACCCGGCTTTGGCGATCTTGTATGGGTCGTGGATGAAGCTGCGGCCACAGGCGTATAG
- a CDS encoding class I SAM-dependent methyltransferase, translating into MKRWHWKTKGLSALSKQQNLLQHSLAVWPRRGKTLLEVNCGQGMFSPLLWECGFDLTATELRPELRARAAAAMGCRAEIAAAADDHLPFDDSSFDGVVLHLSSGDREKVKIAVREALRVSSGGLAVTFWNSASLAYLLHCLQGRKKTWPGPAHQWWSIWRLLKDMGDGKACGMSTLAGPRSAWNRSCPLGGCVHKLPLPLGAWCVIRLDLGPARPVTPMPLKIKGQRLRRPEPVLEYGSKNSLNSQ; encoded by the coding sequence ATGAAGCGGTGGCATTGGAAGACCAAGGGCCTCTCTGCCCTGAGCAAGCAGCAGAACCTTCTGCAACACAGTCTGGCGGTCTGGCCTCGCAGGGGGAAAACCCTGCTGGAGGTCAACTGCGGTCAGGGGATGTTTTCACCCTTGTTGTGGGAATGCGGTTTCGACCTGACGGCAACAGAGCTCCGCCCGGAACTACGGGCGCGGGCCGCCGCCGCAATGGGCTGCCGCGCAGAAATAGCCGCTGCCGCAGATGATCACCTGCCCTTTGATGACAGCTCCTTTGACGGGGTTGTCCTGCACCTCTCCAGCGGCGACAGAGAAAAAGTGAAAATCGCCGTACGCGAAGCCTTGCGTGTTTCTTCCGGCGGCCTTGCCGTTACCTTCTGGAACAGCGCTTCCCTTGCTTACCTGCTGCACTGCCTTCAAGGCCGAAAAAAAACCTGGCCCGGGCCTGCGCACCAATGGTGGAGCATCTGGCGCCTGCTCAAAGATATGGGAGACGGCAAGGCCTGCGGCATGAGCACTCTTGCCGGACCGCGCAGCGCCTGGAACCGTTCCTGCCCGCTGGGCGGTTGCGTTCACAAGCTGCCCCTTCCCCTGGGAGCATGGTGCGTCATTCGCCTTGATCTTGGCCCTGCACGGCCCGTAACGCCCATGCCGCTCAAGATCAAGGGGCAGCGCCTGCGCAGGCCTGAACCGGTGCTGGAGTATGGTTCAAAAAATTCCCTGAACTCTCAGTGA
- a CDS encoding RidA family protein — protein sequence MNKEVISTDKAPAAVGPYSQAIKTGNFIFLSGQVPIDPATGKLVEGDAAAQAIQCCKNVLAILESQGLTTANVVKTTVFITDIKTFGAVNEVYQQYFSAPCPARSCVEVSALPLGAKVEIESIAAV from the coding sequence ATGAATAAGGAAGTCATCAGCACAGACAAGGCTCCTGCCGCCGTTGGCCCGTACAGCCAGGCCATCAAAACAGGCAACTTCATATTTCTTTCCGGGCAGGTCCCCATTGATCCGGCAACCGGCAAACTGGTGGAAGGCGACGCCGCGGCTCAGGCCATCCAGTGCTGCAAGAATGTGCTGGCAATCCTTGAATCACAAGGCCTGACTACTGCGAATGTCGTGAAGACAACAGTTTTCATTACCGACATCAAAACCTTCGGCGCCGTCAACGAAGTGTACCAGCAGTATTTCAGCGCCCCCTGCCCCGCACGCTCCTGCGTAGAGGTCAGCGCCCTGCCGCTGGGAGCCAAGGTGGAGATCGAATCCATCGCCGCAGTATAA
- a CDS encoding aromatic amino acid transport family protein — protein sequence MDFRFSPVLGGTTLVAGTAIGAGMLALPMASAGMWFSWSIGLMLISWIIMLRSSQALLEVSMHFEPGDSFHTMVRELLGPKWSLVNGFAVAFVLYTLVYAYVSGGGSIIEQSITSITGTAPPRLLNSLVFALLLTVFIWWSSEAVDKFSILLVGGMVISYFISVSGMITHLRVDTLLDRGGSGGEMIFLWGAVSTYLTSFCFHASVPSLVKYMGKEPRTIDASLRYGTIVALVCYISWLTAADGNISRADFRGVIEAGGNVGDLMAAAGNNLSSFLILRMLEGFSLLAVSTSFLGAGLGLFDYMADLCNFDNSRSGRTKTLLVTFVPPILGGLIWPDGFLPAIGWAGLASAFWAVIIPALLLSNSRKRYGKAVYTTPGGRLTVPLLLAYGCFVAVCHTLFVFNLLPMYR from the coding sequence ATGGACTTCCGCTTTTCTCCTGTGCTTGGCGGCACCACTCTTGTTGCCGGCACGGCCATAGGCGCCGGTATGCTGGCCTTACCGATGGCCTCGGCCGGAATGTGGTTTTCGTGGTCAATCGGGCTGATGCTGATTTCCTGGATCATCATGCTGCGTTCAAGCCAGGCACTGCTGGAAGTGAGCATGCATTTTGAACCCGGGGACAGCTTCCATACAATGGTCCGCGAACTGCTGGGACCCAAATGGAGTCTCGTGAATGGCTTCGCCGTTGCCTTTGTGCTCTACACCCTGGTGTATGCCTATGTAAGCGGGGGCGGATCCATAATCGAGCAAAGCATTACCTCCATAACCGGCACCGCGCCCCCGAGGCTGCTCAACAGCCTTGTATTCGCCCTGCTGCTCACAGTATTTATCTGGTGGAGTTCCGAAGCGGTCGACAAGTTTTCCATCCTGCTTGTGGGCGGCATGGTCATATCTTACTTTATTTCTGTCAGCGGCATGATAACCCACTTGCGGGTAGACACACTGCTGGACCGTGGTGGCAGCGGCGGAGAAATGATCTTTCTGTGGGGGGCCGTTTCCACCTATCTGACGTCCTTCTGTTTTCACGCTTCTGTTCCGAGCCTGGTCAAGTATATGGGCAAAGAGCCGCGCACCATTGATGCGAGCCTGCGCTACGGCACAATCGTGGCTCTGGTCTGCTATATATCCTGGCTGACTGCCGCAGACGGCAACATTTCGCGCGCGGACTTCAGAGGCGTTATTGAAGCGGGCGGCAACGTTGGCGACCTGATGGCCGCAGCAGGCAACAACCTGAGCAGTTTTTTGATTCTGCGGATGCTTGAAGGATTTTCGCTTCTGGCCGTTTCAACTTCTTTTCTGGGAGCAGGCCTGGGACTTTTTGACTATATGGCCGACCTGTGCAATTTTGACAACAGCCGCTCCGGAAGAACCAAGACCCTGTTGGTCACCTTTGTTCCGCCTATCCTGGGGGGGCTTATCTGGCCTGACGGCTTTTTGCCCGCCATCGGCTGGGCTGGTCTGGCATCGGCATTCTGGGCAGTCATCATACCGGCCCTTTTGCTCAGCAACAGCCGCAAGCGCTATGGCAAGGCCGTGTACACTACGCCGGGCGGCCGCCTGACAGTGCCGCTGCTTCTGGCATATGGCTGCTTTGTCGCTGTTTGCCATACGCTTTTTGTTTTCAATCTTTTACCCATGTACCGCTGA
- a CDS encoding bile acid:sodium symporter family protein — MLRLAIIISAALTRYMGLVVIACSALALWRPELFRWVAPYVTPLLGLIMFGMGMTLRVGDFSHVLARPRHIALGIAAQFGLMALLAFVFCHACSLPPDMAMGLVLVGTAPGGTASNVLAYIAKGDVPYAVTLTSLGTFLALLFMPALTWLLGGVWIPVDVGGLVVSISKIVVVPVLMGLAAHRFCGGLTRRALPFLPLLSALTITLVVAGILAINAANILQAGLDIFMAVICLNLAGLALGSLLARIFRLDRTTGRALCLAVGTKNSGLATALALAHFSPAAAIAGALYSVWQNISGALLSNFFHTRPTDITPNKEL, encoded by the coding sequence TTGTTGCGTCTTGCGATCATCATCAGCGCCGCCCTCACGCGCTACATGGGCCTTGTGGTTATTGCCTGTTCCGCTCTGGCCCTTTGGCGGCCCGAGCTTTTCCGGTGGGTTGCTCCATACGTTACCCCGCTTCTCGGACTTATCATGTTCGGCATGGGCATGACTCTACGCGTGGGAGACTTCAGCCATGTGCTGGCCCGCCCACGCCATATCGCTCTGGGCATAGCCGCCCAGTTTGGCCTGATGGCCCTGCTGGCCTTTGTTTTTTGCCATGCCTGCTCCCTGCCGCCGGACATGGCCATGGGCCTTGTTCTCGTTGGCACAGCCCCCGGAGGCACCGCCTCCAATGTTCTGGCCTATATCGCCAAAGGCGATGTGCCGTATGCCGTAACACTTACCTCCCTAGGTACTTTTCTCGCTCTTCTCTTCATGCCTGCCCTTACATGGCTTCTCGGTGGCGTGTGGATACCTGTAGATGTGGGCGGCCTTGTGGTTTCCATCAGCAAAATAGTGGTGGTCCCCGTACTTATGGGCCTTGCGGCACACCGTTTTTGTGGTGGCCTGACCCGTCGCGCCCTACCCTTTTTGCCCCTGCTTTCCGCCCTGACCATTACACTGGTAGTGGCAGGCATTCTGGCAATAAATGCCGCAAACATCCTGCAGGCCGGTCTGGATATTTTTATGGCCGTCATCTGCCTCAATCTTGCCGGCCTTGCTTTGGGCAGCCTGCTGGCCCGGATTTTCCGGCTTGACCGCACCACCGGCCGCGCCTTGTGCCTTGCAGTGGGTACCAAAAATTCCGGGCTTGCCACTGCGCTTGCCCTGGCCCACTTTTCACCTGCGGCAGCCATCGCCGGCGCCCTCTACAGCGTATGGCAGAACATTTCCGGAGCGCTGCTTTCCAATTTTTTTCATACCCGCCCAACGGATATCACCCCAAACAAGGAACTGTAA
- the ettA gene encoding energy-dependent translational throttle protein EttA: MSNEPDKIIYSMIRVTKRHGQKEVLKDISLSYFYGAKIGVLGLNGAGKSSLLRILAGVDQSFDGKTVLAPGYTIGYLEQEPLAHETRTVREVVEDGVSELTAIARQFEEINAKFAEPMEPDEMDALITRQAEVQELMDAKNIWDLDSRLEMAMDALRCPPGDMPVQQISGGERRRVALCRLLLQNPDILLLDEPTNHLDAESVAWLERYLSTFPGTVIAVTHDRYFLDNVAGWILELDRGRGIPWKGNYSSWLEQKQKRLANEERSEAERQKTLQRELEWVRMSPKGRHAKGKARLNAYEAMLSHESEKRAPDLEIYIPPGPRLGKSVVELSGLGKSMGDRMLMDGANALIPPGAIVGIVGPNGAGKTTLFRMLVGQETPDTGTLKVGETVQFAYVDQGRESLTPGKTVYELISDGAETIRLGNREVNARAYCTRFNFHGADQQKKVDVLSGGERNRLHLARMLKSGANVLLLDEPTNDIDVNTMRALEDALDNFAGCVLVISHDRWFLDRVATHIMAFEDEANVVFVEGNYSDYEEDRKKRLGKDADTPHRLKFRKLTR; encoded by the coding sequence ATGAGCAACGAACCGGACAAGATCATTTATTCCATGATCCGCGTGACCAAGCGCCACGGGCAGAAGGAAGTGCTGAAAGACATTTCCCTCTCCTATTTCTACGGAGCCAAAATTGGCGTGCTTGGTTTGAACGGCGCGGGTAAATCCAGCCTGCTGAGAATTCTGGCCGGTGTGGACCAGTCCTTTGACGGCAAGACCGTTCTGGCCCCTGGCTATACCATCGGCTATCTGGAGCAGGAACCGCTTGCCCACGAAACGCGCACTGTGCGCGAGGTGGTTGAAGACGGCGTGAGCGAACTCACGGCCATTGCCCGGCAGTTTGAAGAAATCAACGCCAAATTTGCCGAACCAATGGAACCCGACGAGATGGACGCGCTCATCACGCGACAGGCTGAAGTACAGGAACTCATGGATGCCAAAAACATATGGGACCTGGATTCGCGGCTTGAAATGGCCATGGACGCCCTGCGCTGCCCCCCCGGCGATATGCCAGTGCAGCAGATTTCAGGCGGGGAGCGCCGCCGTGTGGCCTTGTGCCGCCTGTTGCTGCAGAATCCCGACATCCTGCTGCTTGACGAACCTACCAACCATCTGGATGCGGAGTCGGTAGCCTGGCTTGAGCGGTATCTCTCCACATTCCCCGGTACAGTTATCGCAGTCACGCACGACCGCTATTTTCTTGACAACGTGGCCGGATGGATCCTTGAGCTTGACCGTGGCCGGGGCATTCCCTGGAAGGGCAACTATTCCTCCTGGCTCGAGCAGAAGCAGAAGCGCCTTGCCAATGAGGAGCGCAGCGAAGCTGAAAGGCAGAAAACCCTTCAGCGTGAACTGGAGTGGGTGCGCATGTCACCCAAGGGGCGCCATGCCAAAGGCAAGGCCCGTCTTAATGCTTACGAGGCCATGCTTTCTCATGAAAGTGAAAAGCGTGCGCCTGACCTTGAAATCTATATTCCCCCGGGACCGCGCCTTGGCAAAAGCGTTGTTGAACTCAGCGGCCTCGGCAAATCCATGGGCGACAGGATGCTCATGGACGGCGCCAACGCGCTGATTCCTCCTGGGGCGATTGTGGGTATTGTCGGTCCCAACGGCGCGGGTAAAACTACTCTGTTCAGGATGCTTGTGGGGCAGGAAACCCCTGACACCGGTACTCTCAAGGTCGGAGAAACGGTGCAGTTCGCCTATGTGGATCAGGGGCGTGAGTCTCTGACGCCCGGAAAAACCGTATACGAGCTTATCAGCGACGGTGCGGAGACCATCAGGCTCGGCAACCGTGAAGTAAATGCTCGTGCCTACTGCACCCGTTTCAATTTTCACGGCGCCGATCAGCAGAAAAAAGTGGACGTGCTTTCCGGTGGCGAACGCAACCGTCTGCATTTGGCCCGCATGCTGAAATCCGGAGCCAACGTTCTGCTGCTTGACGAACCCACCAACGACATTGACGTCAACACCATGCGCGCCCTTGAGGATGCTCTCGACAACTTCGCGGGCTGCGTGCTGGTAATCAGCCACGACCGCTGGTTTCTCGACAGGGTGGCTACCCACATAATGGCTTTTGAAGACGAGGCCAATGTGGTCTTTGTTGAAGGCAACTACTCGGATTACGAGGAGGACCGCAAAAAACGTCTCGGTAAAGATGCCGATACGCCGCACCGCCTCAAATTCCGCAAACTGACACGATGA